The following proteins are co-located in the Rhodobium gokarnense genome:
- a CDS encoding YeeE/YedE family protein — protein sequence MEGLAAPVAGALCGFAGGAVMGYAARVGRFCTLQALEDAFFAGDLRRLRAWALAIAVALAVTQTAAAGGLIDLSHSIYHHTTFPWLSAILGGLLFGAGMALVGTCGFGTLARIGGGDLRAIVVFLVIGVSAYTAMAGITGMFRENVLDLAVIDLGPIGGASLNTILDTTFGLDTGPFWGYAIALGLAVWALKDAFFRATWRLVVAGLAVGAAVGFGWVATGWLIADPFDPQRVESFSFVRPLGNTIVYVMTFSGATIDFGIGAVLGVIAGAFGGAIRARDFRWEACDDARELRRHLVGAFFMGTGGVLAMGCTIGQGLSAVATLSITAPVVMISIALGARLGLAWLMEGSLLGLVAALQPRRR from the coding sequence ATGGAAGGACTCGCCGCGCCCGTGGCCGGCGCGCTGTGCGGCTTTGCCGGCGGTGCGGTCATGGGATACGCGGCCCGAGTGGGCCGTTTCTGCACTTTGCAGGCGCTGGAAGACGCGTTTTTCGCGGGCGATCTGCGCCGCCTGCGCGCCTGGGCCCTGGCGATCGCGGTCGCCCTCGCCGTCACCCAGACGGCGGCGGCGGGCGGGCTGATCGACCTCTCCCATTCCATCTACCACCACACCACCTTTCCGTGGCTGAGCGCGATCCTCGGCGGGCTTCTCTTCGGCGCCGGCATGGCGCTCGTCGGCACCTGCGGCTTCGGCACGCTCGCCAGGATCGGCGGCGGCGACCTTCGCGCCATCGTCGTCTTCCTCGTCATCGGCGTCTCGGCCTACACCGCCATGGCCGGCATCACCGGCATGTTCCGCGAGAACGTCCTCGACCTTGCCGTCATCGACCTCGGCCCGATCGGCGGCGCCAGCCTCAACACCATCCTCGACACCACGTTCGGCCTCGATACCGGGCCGTTCTGGGGCTATGCGATCGCGCTCGGCCTTGCCGTCTGGGCCCTCAAGGATGCCTTCTTCCGGGCGACCTGGCGGCTCGTCGTCGCCGGACTTGCGGTCGGGGCCGCCGTCGGCTTCGGCTGGGTCGCCACCGGCTGGCTCATCGCCGATCCGTTCGATCCGCAGCGCGTTGAATCGTTCTCCTTCGTGCGCCCGCTCGGCAACACCATCGTCTATGTGATGACCTTTTCGGGCGCGACGATCGATTTCGGCATCGGCGCCGTCCTCGGCGTCATCGCCGGGGCCTTCGGCGGCGCGATCCGCGCCCGCGACTTCCGCTGGGAGGCTTGCGACGACGCGCGCGAGCTGCGCCGGCACCTGGTCGGTGCGTTCTTCATGGGGACCGGCGGCGTGCTCGCCATGGGCTGCACGATCGGCCAGGGCCTGTCGGCCGTCGCCACGCTTTCGATCACCGCGCCGGTGGTGATGATCTCGATCGCGCTCGGCGCAAGGCTCGGGCTCGCCTGGCTGATGGAGGGCTCGCTCCTCGGCCTCGTCGCCGCGCTGCAGCCGCGACGGCGATAA
- a CDS encoding ArsR/SmtB family transcription factor, which translates to MTVPSVQELVYSPELERIVDNAKEASDFLKALSHESRLLILCILAEGEKSVTELESMLALRQPTVSQQLARLRMDRLVSTRREGKTIYYSIENKDVHRVIDAIYDVFCRPDCRPGQ; encoded by the coding sequence TTGACCGTACCCAGCGTTCAGGAATTGGTGTATTCGCCGGAGCTGGAACGCATCGTCGACAACGCCAAGGAAGCGAGCGACTTCCTGAAAGCGCTTTCCCACGAAAGCCGGCTGTTGATCCTGTGCATTCTGGCCGAGGGCGAAAAATCCGTCACCGAACTGGAATCGATGCTGGCGCTGAGGCAGCCGACCGTCTCGCAGCAGCTCGCACGGCTGCGCATGGACCGTCTGGTGTCGACCCGCCGGGAAGGCAAGACGATCTATTACAGCATTGAAAACAAGGACGTGCACCGGGTGATCGACGCCATCTACGACGTCTTCTGCCGGCCGGATTGCCGCCCGGGCCAATAG
- a CDS encoding cytochrome c biogenesis CcdA family protein: protein MGFDVTYLGAFVGGLIAFVSPCVLPIVPLYLCYVAGVSLDELTSEDDIAVSRRKVMTSVILFVLGFSTIFTLMGATATALGQMVQAYRSWFEIAAGVIIVVMGLHFLGLFRIGFLSREARLNVNTGQATYIGAYLIGLAFGFAWSPCVGPVLATILSLAADRSAVWEGVIMLALFSAGLGIPFILAGFFTDRFLGLMKGLRRYMGAIEKVVGVFLICVGVLFLTGDFFMWSAQAGAWMLDTFPGMQRFEENMLDLLGSGRQGA, encoded by the coding sequence ATGGGATTTGACGTAACCTATCTCGGCGCCTTCGTCGGCGGCCTCATCGCCTTCGTGTCGCCCTGCGTGCTGCCGATCGTGCCGCTCTATCTGTGCTACGTCGCCGGCGTCTCGCTCGACGAGCTGACCAGCGAGGACGACATCGCCGTCTCGCGGCGCAAGGTAATGACCTCGGTCATCCTGTTCGTCCTCGGCTTTTCGACGATCTTCACCCTGATGGGGGCGACGGCGACGGCGCTCGGCCAGATGGTGCAGGCCTACCGGAGCTGGTTCGAGATCGCGGCCGGCGTCATCATCGTCGTCATGGGCCTCCATTTCCTCGGCCTGTTCCGGATCGGGTTCCTCTCCCGCGAGGCGCGGCTCAACGTCAACACGGGGCAGGCGACCTATATCGGCGCCTATCTCATCGGCCTTGCCTTCGGCTTTGCCTGGTCGCCCTGCGTCGGCCCGGTGCTGGCCACCATCCTGTCGCTCGCCGCCGACCGCAGCGCGGTCTGGGAGGGCGTCATCATGCTGGCGCTGTTCTCCGCCGGCCTCGGCATCCCGTTCATCCTCGCCGGCTTCTTCACCGACCGCTTCCTCGGCCTGATGAAGGGCCTGCGGCGCTATATGGGCGCCATCGAAAAGGTCGTCGGCGTCTTCCTCATCTGCGTCGGCGTCCTGTTCCTGACCGGCGACTTCTTCATGTGGAGCGCCCAGGCCGGCGCCTGGATGCTCGACACTTTCCCGGGCATGCAGAGGTTCGAGGAGAACATGCTGGACCTCCTCGGCAGCGGCCGGCAGGGCGCGTAA
- a CDS encoding aldose epimerase family protein, producing MTIETFGKTASGEDVEVITLAGGGLTVKLLTLGALVHDIRMDGIAHPLVLGMNSVAEYEAHARHFGVLAGRFANRIGGGRFRLDGIDYQLDRNENGVTHLHGGSAGFSDEVWEIVDADEDWATLTLISPRGAAGYPGRVEVIVVYRLNPGGVLDLDIVATSDAPTLMNVTTHSYFNLDGTDTIDGHRLEIAAESYTPVDDKMVPTGEVAPVAGTPYDFRQARALAGTRLDTNFCLADARRKDPQFAAKVTAGELAMSVMTTEPGLQVYTGEGVGPPVPGLDGRRYGPRGGLCLEPQVWPDAPNHEGFPSAVLRPGSVYRHITQYVFEKV from the coding sequence ATGACGATCGAGACATTTGGCAAAACGGCATCCGGGGAAGACGTCGAGGTCATCACGCTCGCCGGCGGCGGGCTCACCGTGAAGCTGCTCACCCTCGGCGCCCTGGTGCACGACATCCGGATGGACGGCATCGCCCATCCGCTGGTGCTCGGCATGAACAGTGTGGCGGAGTATGAGGCCCATGCCCGCCATTTCGGGGTCCTCGCCGGGCGCTTCGCCAACCGCATCGGCGGCGGACGCTTCAGGCTCGACGGCATCGACTACCAGCTCGACCGCAACGAGAACGGCGTCACCCACCTCCATGGCGGCAGCGCCGGCTTTTCCGACGAGGTCTGGGAGATCGTCGATGCCGACGAGGATTGGGCAACGCTCACCCTGATTTCGCCGCGCGGTGCTGCGGGCTATCCGGGAAGGGTCGAGGTCATCGTGGTCTATCGCCTCAACCCCGGCGGCGTGCTGGATCTCGATATCGTCGCGACGAGCGATGCCCCGACGCTGATGAACGTGACCACCCACAGCTATTTCAACCTCGACGGCACGGACACCATCGACGGCCACAGGCTCGAGATTGCCGCGGAAAGCTACACGCCCGTCGACGACAAGATGGTGCCGACGGGCGAGGTGGCGCCGGTAGCCGGCACCCCTTACGATTTCCGGCAGGCGAGGGCGCTCGCGGGCACCCGCCTCGACACCAATTTCTGCCTTGCCGACGCGCGCCGGAAGGACCCGCAATTTGCCGCCAAGGTCACGGCCGGCGAGCTTGCCATGTCCGTCATGACCACCGAGCCGGGGCTTCAGGTCTATACCGGCGAGGGGGTCGGCCCGCCGGTGCCGGGCCTCGACGGCCGGCGCTACGGCCCGCGCGGCGGCTTATGTCTTGAGCCGCAGGTCTGGCCCGATGCGCCGAACCATGAAGGCTTTCCGTCCGCGGTGCTGCGCCCCGGATCGGTCTATCGGCACATCACACAATACGTGTTCGAAAAGGTCTGA